ACCTCATTCTCAGAGGTTTGGCATCTGGGCTGATCACGATTTGTTCACTGCTGGGTGCACACAGCTTATGGAATCATTTTCCATTGAAAAGATGAGTGAGTGTGATTCTGACATTCCATTCCTGTGcaaatctttctgtatttgctgAAAGTCTGCTGAGGTAAGACCTGTGCCCATCAACTTCACGAGAAAGTGGTTGTGGAGTAAACACAGTTCTGCCAAGTAATACCTCGTGAAGCTCACTGATCTCAAAAGGAAAACCACTGCAGCTTAGAAGTATTTGAAATAGATGTTTGTCAGTGCCTAGAACATCTGACCTTCTCTCTGTGTCCTGGATTTTTCCAGCAAAGGCAAAAGAACATGAATGCACACGTTGCCAGTGAGTAGCAGAAGCAAGCTGCTCATGAGTAATCCGATGGAAACGAGCAGTGACCTATAATTTATGTGATCCCTACTGCCAGTGGGAACCTGCTGGCTGCCATCCCAGTGTGTTgccaacatttttatttggtcATCTGCCTCACTGCTGTGAGTTCTGCAAGTTCACTTTGAATACTCAAGCAGTAATTCTTGGCTCTGAGGAGCTCTCCTCCTGGATACCCAGAtgcagggttgttttttttgtttgtttttgttttttttaaggtggAATCATTGGCACAAACTGATTCCAAGTGAAATAATAGCATTGTGGCTAGTTAAGCTTCTACCTAATGATTTCCTTTTAGGAGGAAATAAAGACGTAAGTGGTGGCaaaaagaggttgtggaatTATCTTTACTGATTGCATCAGCTATTCTGAGTTCTGGTGTGACTGTGGTGCTTGTGACAAGTTGGTTTTGATCTCTAAAAATGGATGTCAGTATTGAGAATAAAAGTACGCTAAGTTTGTAGTATACCAgcatataaataattttcctttttgtgatCCCTGTGTTGTGAAATGATACATGGAGGTGCAGGTGAATTAAGTCTCTTTGCCAGCAGTTGCAGGACTCGGCCTGCCCTCTAGAGATCTGCTGGTTCAGAGTCCATTGTGAAACCCAGCACAGTGGTcagttcagttttgcttttgaaggCACAAAATCAGTAACAGCTCAATCTCCCTTTCTTTGTAGGTAAATCTTCAAACTGCTCCTGCAGCGATTGCTACCAGTTTAAAATATTGAGGATTTTTTAAACCTCACAATAATATAAGTTTAACTACAATATACAGAAAACGTGGAGCCTGTTACAGAGTTCAATTATTTCTTATTCACATTGACCTCCTCTTTATGGAGAGGACAACAAACAGGTAAATTTTCTAGCGTATTCTTCCCTACTTTCAGGTGTTCCTCTGTTGGAGAAGAACAGATGTTCAAATCCCTCCATAAGATGTGTGCTTTGCTGTGAGGCCCCAAATACTGTTCTAGTCTGTGTTACTATGACTAAcgtttttcttctgcagtatcTATATGTTATCCAGAAAACCATAAACCAGTCTGAGGTTACCAGtttcctctgctctgtctgAGCCTGCCGAGGGCCTGAGCTGTGCCTGGGTGATTTTCTCCCAGTTAGGGAGTCATACAGAGCTATGTatccagatatttttaaaacaagatatAATAGATTTAACAGTATGATTCAATCATTAACAGGAAATTGCAGGGATGCAAACAAACTGGTTTGGCAGGTGATGGGAAAGAAACAGCTGTCTCATCACATTTAAGCTGAACATCTGAGGCAAAGGAAGCCTGACTTCTAAGGCAGTTGCACAGCACCTATGAGGTGTTGCTGTAGATTTCTTTAACTTGATGTTGAGACCCACTGTGCCTGAGGTAAGCTATGCCTAGACTTATATGGATggcttgtgctgctttttaCAGTTGATCTGTTTCTCTGATAAAAAGGGATTCTGAAtagtacttaaaaatattttctccacgTTTCTGGTAATGCAGACAGTGAACTAGTAGATAAAGGCCTGTGTCTTGGAGAAACCTAGGGAAGCATGAATAATGTGCTAATGTGgataaaagtttattttaagcTGGAAACTCTAGTATAACAACTGAAGATCCTgtaagacaaacaaacaaactttaTGGCAGCATGTCAAGTGTAAGGTGTAGAATATCTTCTTTGCTGATTATTGCTTCAGATTTGAGGACAAACATGCGGCACAGTAGTGGAAGGAAGCCCCATGTAGGTAAGTGGGTGCAGACTGCTTGTTATAGGAACTTTAGTACTTCTCAGTGTTACTAGCTGCTGTAATACATACTCTCAGGGCAAGTCTGGTAGGCAGATTCTTgcagttcttcagcttttttttctctggttgTCCTTACCCTCTGTATTTTTGCGGGTGATGTGATGATAAAGGCAGGACAGACAACAGCACAGCCTGTTAATGTACCCATTTACAAACTCCTCAACTGGCCTATGTTACGTGAAGCTTTTTTTAGTTCATGGAATTGAAActatccttttcttctgcttttcactgactttattcattcattttacaACTGTCGCACAAGACTCTGGTTTTTCTAGGAATATGATGCCTTCAAACATGAAAGAGCTGTTAGTATCTTGCTGAATTACAGCTTTCCAAAAAATGTCATATTTGCTGATGGCTCAGAAGTATCTTAGCTCTCTTGAAGGGAAAGGACACCTGAAAATTAAGAGGGTTGCTCCATAATGGACTCGTATCTATTTGTGATGATTTCACAGTAACTCAACCTGGAGAACAGCTAGAGGTAGAGCTTAGTAGCACTCGATTTTTATCAGTCTGTCTATTTTAGACAAACACAGAGATGGTCTGAGCTGACATAACCTCTAGTTTTGAAAGCATGCGGATAATGGAAAGATACTTCATTCAAGTCAATGAGATACATAAGATCcttcaaattttctttgaattttcttgACATTTCACAGTTGAAAAAAAGGAACGCTTAGTTgggaaaatgtttattttaaatattttgctcagATCTAGTGATTTTCTAGGATCAGATAATGTGATCAAATGATCTTTGTGCTTTCTTGGGAATAAGGGAGGCCCAATAAACTGTTTTCCTTGCCCTGTTATTCTGTGAGAATCCTCTCTTTTGGAAACACTGCATCAATTATGTCTAGCCACACGAAGTGCCCTGTTCCTTTTTTGTGTCTCTTGAAAGTACTTTTATTCTTTGCACTACTGGTAACTAATTTTTTCTAGTAGCACCTGCTGTACACTCATATGTTTTCATCTGTAAATAATCCAAAATCTGCTTTATGCTTTTATGCAGGTATTGCCATATTCCTTTTTGCTGAGTCTTCcagcaggaaatgaaaactaTATATCTGTTCCTCCTTTCCATTCTATATTTGCTTCTAAAACCCACTAGCAGCAGAGGAGTTATATTTGGCCATAATCATTTCACTGAATATCAAGTGGGCAACATGAACCTGATCCTCTCTGTCCCACATGGTGGGTCAATGGAACCTGAAGACATCCCTGATCGAGAGGCTGGCTGTTGGGATGCAGAGACATCTTGTATTTTCTCTCATGAGTGTcctcctggaagcattcaaaattATGAGAAGTGTAAAGTATCTACCAAACAAGACAGGTACACCATAGAAGTGGCTCAGGCTCTTGCTGAGGAAATCAACAAAATTACTGATGGTTTCTTTCCACATGTTGTTATAAACCACCTACAGAGGTTCAAGATGGATGCCaacagggaaaaggaagaagccTCCTTTGGAGTTCCCCAAGCAGAACAGGCCTGGGAGGATTACATGGAATTCTTGACCACTGCAAAATCACAGATGACAGGGGGCCTGATTCTGGATATCCATGGACAAGCACATCCCGAACAGTGGATAGAATTAGGTTATACACTTTCAAAAACTTCTCTTAATTTGGGTGTCCTTTCTGCATCAAATTCCTCCATTAGATATCTGGCCAATCAGCTAGTCGGTGTGTCTTTTGAGACTCTGCTTGCAGGGAACAGAAGTTTGGGTAAATATattgaagaacaaaataacagtTACGTTTGTGTGCCTTCTCCATCCAATCCTAGACCAAATAATGGGAACTATTATAGTGGCGGATACATAACAAAGACTTTTGGCTCCCGTAGTTCTGGTGTTGTTGATGCCATTCAGATTGAACTACCACAGTGGGTGAGGGCACCTGAGGAACGTCCCAAATTCTGTAAAGCTCTAGCAAAGGCTGTAATGAAATTCTGGCAAACTAACTACTGCAGTCAGTTCAAGCATGAGTTACTGCCATGCTGAAAAAAGTTATCTTAATTAAGATACCTTTCCATAATGTAGTAATGATCTGAAACAACAGAACAACTGATACACCTAGAACACTTAAGCCTGAAATATAACTGTGGATGCTGGAGGAAAAATAGCCTCCAAAGGAATACAGAGACATCAACAGAGAAAATTCACAGCTAATACTCAACAAGCCTATTAACAAACAGCTTTGTGCTAGATCCAGCATTGAAAAGACTGTCTGAAAGATATCTGTGGAACTATCAATTGTCTGATaagcttttctgttcttaatttctttctagtAGCATGCTCTGTTCTCTAGGATACAATAAGTGTCTATTCTTCTAATTAATTCTGTATAGTGCAGTGCTTTAGTGGATTGTCTGTTCAATAAAATTGAgtatctctgcttttcttctgacgcttaaaaaaggcaaaagaatgaattcattcactacttcccagcagcaggcagataTTTACCCACTACCTGGAAAGCAGGGCCATGGCACACATAGTGGTTAGTTAAGATGATGAACACCTTAATCACCTcacctttctcctccttttcccactcttttattgctgagcaggCCATTATGTGGTGTGGGATATCTCTGGTAAGTTCATGTTAGCCATACCAGATGTGGTCTCTCCCATCTTCTCCTGCACTTCCATCCTATAGCTtgagagtggggaaaaaaaacaccttgatGACACAGGCAGCTCTCAGCAATAGGCACAACAGTGTTCTGTTATCATGCTTTTTTAATCACAAGTCAAAACACAGTCGCATATGGACTGCAATGAAGAAAACTAGCTTAATCCTAGCCAGAGTTAGTACATTTCTTACTCTCTAAAGACATCTGCATGGCAGCAATA
The sequence above is drawn from the Numida meleagris isolate 19003 breed g44 Domestic line chromosome 3, NumMel1.0, whole genome shotgun sequence genome and encodes:
- the LOC110395878 gene encoding uncharacterized protein LOC110395878 is translated as MKTIYLFLLSILYLLLKPTSSRGVIFGHNHFTEYQVGNMNLILSVPHGGSMEPEDIPDREAGCWDAETSCIFSHECPPGSIQNYEKCKVSTKQDRYTIEVAQALAEEINKITDGFFPHVVINHLQRFKMDANREKEEASFGVPQAEQAWEDYMEFLTTAKSQMTGGLILDIHGQAHPEQWIELGYTLSKTSLNLGVLSASNSSIRYLANQLVGVSFETLLAGNRSLGKYIEEQNNSYVCVPSPSNPRPNNGNYYSGGYITKTFGSRSSGVVDAIQIELPQWVRAPEERPKFCKALAKAVMKFWQTNYCSQFKHELLPC